A stretch of Microbulbifer bruguierae DNA encodes these proteins:
- a CDS encoding YaiI/YqxD family protein: MPKIWVDADACPTVIKEILFRAAERTEIEMTLVANQYVRVPPSKFIRALQVTSGFDVADNEIVQRCSAGDLIITADIPLASEVIDKGATALNPRGEKYSKANIRARLNMRDFMETLRSSGVHTGGPPPLGQQERKAFADQLDRWLVQAKRN; the protein is encoded by the coding sequence ATGCCGAAAATCTGGGTCGACGCCGATGCCTGTCCCACGGTCATCAAGGAAATTCTGTTCCGCGCCGCGGAGCGCACGGAAATTGAGATGACCCTGGTAGCCAATCAGTATGTGCGTGTACCGCCGTCAAAATTTATCCGCGCGTTGCAGGTAACTTCTGGCTTCGACGTCGCCGACAACGAAATCGTGCAGCGCTGCAGCGCGGGCGACCTGATTATCACCGCCGATATTCCGCTCGCGTCGGAAGTGATCGACAAGGGTGCTACCGCGCTCAATCCCCGCGGTGAGAAATACTCCAAGGCGAATATTCGCGCGCGCCTGAACATGCGCGACTTTATGGAAACACTGCGCTCCAGTGGCGTGCACACCGGTGGGCCGCCGCCGTTGGGGCAGCAGGAAAGAAAGGCGTTTGCGGATCAGCTGGATCGCTGGCTGGTGCAGGCAAAACGCAATTAA
- a CDS encoding accessory factor UbiK family protein has protein sequence MRTKMAPAPILRSSGKGSRTREPRKSKKAWSWWDMPAAVLFAATETGFISGELRLAAEKLQQLLDELQQQGAVISGDLRDALEVALGKLPLVSQREFDVQTAKLARAEEKLAQLERQIKELEDQVSGD, from the coding sequence GTGCGCACCAAAATGGCACCTGCACCGATATTGCGCAGCTCAGGGAAAGGTTCGCGGACACGCGAACCAAGAAAGAGCAAAAAAGCCTGGTCTTGGTGGGATATGCCGGCTGCGGTACTATTTGCCGCTACGGAAACCGGATTTATTAGTGGAGAATTGCGCTTGGCTGCGGAAAAATTGCAACAGTTATTGGATGAACTGCAACAACAGGGTGCGGTGATTAGTGGCGATTTGCGCGACGCCTTGGAGGTTGCCTTGGGAAAACTGCCACTGGTCAGTCAACGGGAATTTGATGTCCAGACGGCAAAACTGGCCCGCGCCGAGGAAAAACTCGCGCAGCTCGAACGTCAGATAAAGGAACTGGAAGATCAGGTCAGCGGCGATTAA
- a CDS encoding YifB family Mg chelatase-like AAA ATPase — translation MSLSITYARAQLGIDAPLVTVETHLANGLPAFNIVGLPEAAVRESRDRVRSAIVNSHFEFPQRRITVNLAPADLPKAGGRYDLAIALGILAASGQVPGEALEHYEFIGELALSGSLRPIPGALPAAMACRNSSRILVTARESASEAALINTPVKVASSLLQVCAQLHGREALPDAQQDTEQAPVVCADLADVRGQLKARRALEVAAAGGHNLLFYGPPGTGKTMLASRLPGILPPLTEGELIEVAALYSSAGLSRIRQRPFRAPHHSASPTALVGGGSDPRPGEISLAHRGVLFLDEMPEFPRSALEILREPLENGEVRISRARAQVTFPADFQLVAAMNPCPCGYLGEPRCRCTPDRIDRYRNKLSGPLLDRIDMQVEVASMSASQLQQAAPGEDSDRVRQRVQIARQCQLNRQGKINADLKGSELDEHCRLGNAEGALLRASVEKLGLSARSYHRVLKVARTLADLGGQQSIGTGHIAEALAYRNLDRKSIQPA, via the coding sequence ATGAGTCTCTCGATTACCTACGCCCGCGCACAGCTGGGCATCGATGCACCGCTGGTTACGGTGGAAACCCACCTCGCCAACGGACTACCCGCATTCAATATTGTCGGCTTGCCGGAAGCCGCCGTGCGGGAAAGCCGTGACCGAGTGCGCAGCGCCATCGTCAACAGTCATTTTGAATTCCCCCAACGCCGGATCACGGTCAACCTGGCGCCGGCGGATCTGCCCAAGGCCGGAGGTCGCTACGACCTCGCCATCGCCCTGGGTATTCTGGCCGCCTCCGGGCAGGTGCCGGGGGAAGCGCTGGAACACTACGAATTTATCGGCGAACTGGCGTTATCCGGCAGCCTGCGCCCGATACCCGGCGCCCTGCCCGCGGCCATGGCGTGTCGCAACAGTAGCCGTATTCTGGTTACCGCCCGTGAATCCGCCAGCGAAGCCGCGTTGATCAATACACCGGTCAAAGTGGCCTCGTCACTATTGCAGGTATGCGCGCAGCTGCACGGGCGCGAAGCGCTGCCGGACGCGCAGCAGGATACCGAACAGGCGCCCGTGGTGTGCGCGGATCTCGCCGATGTACGCGGGCAACTGAAAGCCAGACGGGCGCTGGAAGTCGCCGCGGCGGGCGGCCACAACCTGCTGTTCTATGGCCCACCCGGCACGGGCAAGACCATGCTCGCCAGCCGCCTGCCGGGCATCCTGCCGCCGCTTACCGAGGGCGAACTGATCGAAGTGGCCGCGCTCTATTCCAGTGCGGGCCTCAGCCGTATCCGCCAGCGCCCATTTCGCGCACCGCACCACTCCGCCTCGCCCACCGCGCTGGTAGGCGGCGGCAGCGATCCGCGCCCGGGAGAAATCAGTCTCGCGCACCGCGGCGTGCTGTTTCTCGACGAGATGCCGGAGTTCCCGCGCTCCGCACTGGAGATTTTGCGCGAGCCACTGGAAAACGGCGAGGTGCGCATCTCCCGTGCCCGCGCCCAGGTGACCTTCCCCGCCGACTTCCAGCTGGTCGCGGCGATGAACCCCTGCCCCTGCGGTTATCTCGGCGAACCCCGCTGCCGCTGTACCCCAGACCGTATCGATCGCTACCGCAACAAACTTTCCGGCCCACTGCTGGACCGTATCGATATGCAGGTGGAGGTGGCGAGCATGAGCGCCAGCCAGCTGCAGCAGGCGGCGCCCGGTGAAGACTCCGATCGCGTGCGGCAAAGAGTGCAGATTGCACGACAGTGCCAGCTGAACCGGCAGGGGAAGATCAACGCAGATCTGAAAGGCAGTGAACTGGATGAACACTGTCGGCTGGGGAATGCTGAGGGCGCACTACTGCGCGCGTCGGTAGAAAAGCTCGGCCTGTCCGCACGCAGTTATCACCGGGTATTGAAAGTGGCCCGCACACTCGCCGACCTGGGCGGCCAGCAGAGCATCGGCACCGGCCACATCGCCGAGGCCCTTGCGTATCGCAATCTCGATCGCAAAAGTATCCAGCCGGCCTAG
- a CDS encoding DUF484 family protein, whose product MTDHSDAPLIDSAVEASLEKQHATDSENQRNKKLLARQVARYLIQNPAFFAENMELLESIQLPKESGKTVSLMTHQTNLLRERNIEMRQRLDQLLQNARDNDQLFLHSRRLILTLLEAHTVAEAGDALLRSFKEDFNVEITALTLFGPLPGSGRRLGQVRCCSRTSAETAIGSILRNGRTVCGTLRPAETAFLFGEDASRVASAAVVPLAGQLGILAVGSSDPNHYRSSLGTMFLSYIGEILERLLPDLLARS is encoded by the coding sequence ATGACCGACCACAGCGACGCCCCCCTGATCGACAGTGCCGTCGAGGCCAGCCTGGAAAAACAGCACGCCACCGACAGCGAAAACCAGCGCAACAAGAAGCTGCTGGCGCGCCAGGTGGCCCGCTACCTGATCCAGAATCCCGCCTTCTTTGCGGAAAACATGGAGCTGCTGGAATCCATCCAGCTGCCAAAGGAAAGCGGCAAGACGGTGTCGCTGATGACCCATCAGACCAACCTGCTGCGGGAGCGCAATATCGAAATGCGCCAGCGGCTGGATCAGCTGCTGCAAAACGCCCGTGACAACGACCAGCTGTTCCTGCACAGCCGCCGCCTGATACTGACACTGCTGGAAGCGCACACCGTGGCAGAAGCCGGCGATGCATTACTGAGAAGCTTCAAGGAAGATTTCAATGTCGAGATCACCGCGCTGACCCTGTTTGGCCCATTGCCCGGCTCCGGCAGGCGTCTCGGCCAGGTGCGCTGCTGTTCGCGCACCAGTGCAGAAACTGCCATCGGCTCCATTCTGCGCAATGGACGCACTGTTTGTGGCACCCTGCGCCCGGCGGAAACCGCCTTTCTGTTTGGTGAGGACGCGAGTCGTGTCGCCTCGGCTGCGGTGGTCCCACTGGCGGGCCAACTGGGTATTCTCGCGGTGGGCTCCAGTGACCCCAATCACTACCGCTCGAGCCTTGGCACCATGTTCCTGTCGTATATCGGTGAGATTCTCGAGCGCTTGCTACCGGACCTGTTGGCGCGCAGTTAA
- a CDS encoding TorF family putative porin, which produces MGINLYKTVAAVISGSVLAMAISSNTAMAQDGGVSFSANVGVVSDYRFRGVSQTDGGPAVQGGVDLDLGNGVYLGTWASQVDFAWGMDETKFEQDFYAGYAGETAGGMGYDVGYIYYAYHGSDWDEDYQEVYGSLSFGDASVGFAYSDDYWAKTGSFMYLSAGYSFALPSDIALDLSAGLNMFDEEVGFLNGSDSYIDYSVSVGKEFGGLALSASVVGTDASKGECWGLDWCEPTVLAGATYSW; this is translated from the coding sequence GTGGGAATCAATCTGTATAAGACAGTTGCCGCGGTTATTTCTGGAAGCGTGCTGGCCATGGCCATCAGCAGCAACACTGCAATGGCGCAAGATGGCGGTGTCAGCTTCAGCGCGAACGTTGGTGTTGTCAGCGATTACCGTTTCCGCGGTGTTTCCCAGACTGACGGCGGCCCCGCAGTGCAGGGTGGCGTGGATCTGGATCTGGGCAACGGCGTTTACCTGGGCACTTGGGCATCTCAGGTGGACTTCGCCTGGGGAATGGATGAAACCAAGTTCGAACAGGACTTCTACGCCGGCTACGCCGGTGAAACCGCTGGCGGTATGGGCTACGACGTAGGCTACATCTACTACGCCTACCACGGCAGTGACTGGGATGAAGATTACCAGGAAGTATACGGCAGCCTGAGCTTCGGTGATGCGTCTGTGGGCTTTGCCTACTCCGATGACTACTGGGCAAAAACCGGTTCGTTCATGTACCTGAGCGCCGGCTACTCTTTCGCGCTGCCGAGTGATATCGCTCTGGATTTGAGCGCCGGCCTGAACATGTTTGATGAAGAAGTTGGATTCCTGAACGGTTCCGACTCCTACATCGACTACTCCGTGTCTGTCGGCAAGGAGTTCGGTGGCCTGGCACTGAGCGCTTCTGTGGTCGGCACTGATGCGAGCAAAGGAGAGTGCTGGGGTCTGGACTGGTGTGAGCCGACCGTACTGGCTGGCGCAACCTACAGCTGGTAA
- a CDS encoding ammonium transporter — MENQIFQLQYAIDTFYFLVCGALVMWMAAGFAMLEAGLVRSKNTTEILTKNVALFAIASIMYLVTGYAIMYDGGWLLSGIEAFDLDSVLASSAENGFDGDSVYSGASDFFFQVVFVATAMSIVSGAVAERMKLWSFLVFAVVMTGLIYPLEGSWTWGGAEVFGMYNLGDLGFSDFAGSGIVHMAGAAAALAGVLLLGARKGKYGPNGEIYAIPGANLPLATLGTFILWMGWFGFNGGSVLKLGDAANAHSVAMVFLNTNTAAAGGAVAALVTGRILFGKADLTMLLNGALAGLVAITAEPSTPTALQATLFGALGGILVVFSIIGLDKLKIDDPVGAISVHGVVGLLGLLLVPVTNDGSSFSGQLIGAATIFVWVFAASFAVWFALKLITGIRVTEEEEQQGVDLVECGMEAYPEFMSK; from the coding sequence ATGGAAAATCAAATTTTTCAGTTGCAGTACGCAATTGATACATTTTATTTCCTCGTGTGTGGTGCACTGGTTATGTGGATGGCAGCGGGCTTTGCCATGCTGGAAGCAGGCCTGGTGCGTTCCAAAAACACGACTGAAATTCTTACCAAGAACGTAGCGCTGTTCGCGATTGCGAGCATCATGTATCTGGTCACTGGTTACGCCATCATGTACGACGGCGGCTGGCTGCTGAGCGGCATTGAAGCCTTCGATCTCGACAGTGTACTGGCGAGCTCGGCGGAAAACGGTTTCGACGGTGACTCCGTTTACTCAGGCGCTTCCGACTTCTTCTTCCAGGTGGTCTTCGTGGCAACTGCCATGTCCATCGTTTCCGGTGCGGTTGCCGAACGTATGAAGCTGTGGAGCTTCCTGGTATTCGCCGTGGTCATGACCGGCCTGATCTACCCGCTGGAAGGTTCCTGGACCTGGGGTGGCGCTGAAGTATTCGGCATGTACAACCTGGGCGATCTGGGCTTTTCCGACTTTGCCGGTTCCGGCATCGTGCACATGGCAGGTGCTGCCGCTGCTCTGGCTGGCGTACTGCTGCTGGGCGCACGTAAAGGCAAATACGGCCCGAACGGCGAAATCTACGCCATCCCCGGTGCCAACCTGCCGCTGGCTACCCTGGGTACCTTCATCCTGTGGATGGGCTGGTTCGGTTTCAACGGCGGTTCCGTGCTGAAACTGGGTGACGCGGCTAATGCGCACTCCGTCGCCATGGTCTTCCTGAACACCAATACCGCTGCAGCGGGCGGTGCTGTTGCAGCTCTGGTCACTGGCCGCATCCTGTTCGGCAAGGCCGACCTGACCATGCTGCTGAACGGCGCGCTGGCCGGTCTGGTTGCCATTACTGCTGAGCCGTCCACCCCGACTGCGCTGCAGGCGACCCTGTTCGGTGCCCTGGGCGGTATCCTGGTGGTCTTCTCCATCATCGGCCTGGACAAACTGAAGATCGACGATCCCGTCGGTGCCATCTCCGTACACGGTGTTGTGGGTCTGCTGGGTCTGCTGCTGGTACCGGTTACCAACGACGGCTCTTCCTTCAGCGGTCAGCTCATCGGCGCTGCCACCATCTTCGTATGGGTATTCGCCGCCTCCTTCGCAGTCTGGTTCGCCCTCAAGCTCATCACCGGTATCCGTGTTACCGAAGAAGAAGAGCAGCAAGGTGTTGACTTGGTTGAATGCGGAATGGAAGCTTATCCGGAATTTATGAGCAAATAA
- the lysA gene encoding diaminopimelate decarboxylase, giving the protein MSEFHYQQGSLWAENVSLEQIAEQFGTPTYVYSRAHFERQYQSYAEALGEHPGLICYAVKANSNLGILSVLAQLGAGFDIVSEGELERVLMAGGDPAKVVFSGVGKTAHEMRRALQVGVHCFNVESEAELERLDAVAGELGVVAPVSLRVNPDVDAKTHPYISTGLKENKFGIAIDQARAVYRKVAASANLNAVGVDCHIGSQLTDISPFLDALDRLLALVDELAEDGTQLKHLDLGGGLGVRYRGEEPPQVSDYLGAVKQKLAGRNLALVMEPGRSISANGGALLTRVEFLKRTEEHNFAIVDAAMNDNLRPALYQAWQDIVAVTPGSGETETWDIVGPVCETGDFLGKHRPLALEQGQLLAMLSAGAYGFTMSSNYNSRTRAAEVLVDGDKTYLVRAREALADLVRGESTVPAKN; this is encoded by the coding sequence ATGAGTGAATTCCACTACCAGCAGGGAAGCCTGTGGGCCGAAAACGTCAGCCTTGAGCAGATCGCCGAACAGTTTGGCACGCCCACCTATGTATACAGCCGCGCGCACTTCGAGCGCCAGTACCAGAGCTACGCCGAAGCCCTCGGCGAGCACCCGGGCCTGATCTGCTATGCGGTCAAGGCCAACAGCAATCTGGGCATACTGTCCGTACTGGCACAGCTCGGCGCGGGTTTCGATATCGTCTCCGAGGGCGAACTGGAACGAGTACTGATGGCCGGCGGTGATCCCGCCAAAGTGGTGTTCTCCGGTGTGGGCAAAACCGCCCATGAAATGCGCCGCGCGCTGCAAGTGGGCGTGCACTGTTTCAACGTCGAGTCGGAAGCGGAGCTTGAGCGCCTGGACGCGGTTGCCGGGGAGCTCGGGGTAGTGGCACCGGTTTCCCTGCGGGTAAACCCGGACGTGGACGCCAAAACCCACCCCTACATTTCCACCGGTCTCAAGGAAAACAAATTCGGTATTGCCATTGATCAGGCGCGGGCGGTGTATCGCAAGGTCGCGGCATCGGCCAACCTCAACGCGGTGGGTGTCGACTGCCATATCGGTTCTCAGCTCACCGACATTTCGCCATTCCTGGATGCACTGGATCGCCTGCTGGCGCTGGTCGACGAACTGGCCGAAGACGGCACCCAGTTGAAGCACCTGGATCTCGGTGGCGGCCTCGGTGTGCGCTACCGGGGGGAAGAACCCCCGCAAGTGAGCGACTACCTCGGCGCAGTGAAGCAAAAGCTCGCAGGGCGCAACCTCGCCCTGGTCATGGAGCCGGGCCGCTCCATTTCTGCCAATGGCGGCGCGCTGCTGACCCGGGTGGAATTCCTCAAGCGCACCGAGGAGCATAACTTCGCCATCGTCGATGCGGCGATGAACGACAACCTGCGCCCCGCCCTGTACCAGGCCTGGCAGGATATCGTCGCGGTGACCCCCGGCAGCGGTGAAACGGAAACCTGGGATATCGTCGGCCCCGTGTGCGAGACCGGCGACTTCCTTGGCAAGCATCGCCCGCTGGCACTGGAGCAGGGTCAGCTGCTGGCGATGCTGTCCGCAGGTGCCTACGGTTTCACCATGAGCTCCAACTACAACTCCCGCACTCGCGCTGCGGAAGTACTCGTGGATGGCGACAAGACCTATCTGGTACGCGCCCGCGAGGCCCTGGCGGATCTGGTGCGCGGTGAGTCCACGGTACCGGCGAAAAACTAA
- the lptM gene encoding LPS translocon maturation chaperone LptM — MRTPIAALALLIALIGQLSGCGQKGPLYLPQDPAQPGSAPAAPGTGSSVPAGAEGEQEKPTTPENQPQQNTEAEAVSK; from the coding sequence ATGCGTACACCCATCGCCGCCCTGGCACTGCTAATCGCCCTTATCGGGCAGCTCAGTGGCTGTGGCCAGAAAGGTCCCCTTTACCTGCCCCAGGATCCGGCGCAACCGGGTTCTGCGCCAGCGGCACCCGGTACCGGCAGCAGTGTGCCGGCCGGCGCCGAGGGTGAGCAGGAAAAACCAACCACTCCCGAAAACCAACCGCAGCAAAATACGGAAGCAGAAGCAGTATCCAAATGA
- a CDS encoding DUF3565 domain-containing protein encodes MLQPITGYHRDEDDHWVAQLGCGHNQHVRHDPPWQNRDWVTTAKGRAQMLGYKLDCKKCDEDAPIDHQPRDHH; translated from the coding sequence ATGCTCCAGCCCATCACCGGCTATCACCGCGATGAAGACGACCACTGGGTGGCGCAGCTGGGCTGTGGCCACAACCAGCACGTGCGCCACGATCCGCCGTGGCAGAACCGCGATTGGGTGACCACCGCCAAAGGTCGCGCACAGATGCTGGGTTACAAGCTCGACTGCAAAAAATGCGACGAGGATGCACCGATCGACCATCAACCCCGAGATCACCATTAA
- a CDS encoding P-II family nitrogen regulator, translated as MKLITAVVKPFKLDDVRTALSEVGVQGMTVTEVKGFGRQKGHTELYRGAEYVVDFLPKVKLELAVDDSMVDSAVEAITKAAQTGKIGDGKIFITALEEVIRIRTGETGSEAV; from the coding sequence ATGAAATTGATTACGGCTGTGGTAAAGCCATTCAAACTGGACGACGTGCGCACTGCGCTGTCCGAAGTCGGTGTACAGGGCATGACCGTGACCGAAGTAAAAGGTTTCGGCCGCCAGAAAGGACACACCGAGCTGTACCGCGGTGCAGAATACGTGGTGGACTTTCTGCCCAAGGTAAAACTGGAACTGGCGGTGGACGACAGCATGGTCGACAGCGCTGTGGAAGCCATCACCAAAGCGGCACAGACCGGCAAGATTGGTGACGGTAAAATCTTTATCACTGCACTCGAAGAAGTTATTCGTATCCGCACCGGTGAAACCGGCAGCGAAGCAGTCTGA
- the dapF gene encoding diaminopimelate epimerase, producing MRLKFTKMHGLGNDFVMVDAITQRVKLSTEKIRAIGDRHTGIGCDQLLVVEAPRNPDVDFRYRIYNADGSEVENCGNGARCFARFVHERRLTSKDKILVETAGGILELNVQERDQVSVDMGAPILEPQQVPFDADIQAETYPLEVDGEVYTVGAVSMGNPHAVLLVEDVDSAPVTTLGAAIEHHPRFPQKVNVGFLQVLDRGSARLRVFERGVGETRACGTGACAAMVSARLRGLVDEEVNITLPGGSLTIRWPGPGEPVTMTGPATAVYHGQIVI from the coding sequence ATGCGGCTTAAATTCACCAAAATGCACGGTCTGGGCAATGACTTTGTGATGGTCGACGCCATTACCCAACGGGTCAAACTGTCCACTGAAAAGATCCGCGCCATCGGCGACCGCCACACCGGTATCGGCTGTGATCAGTTGCTGGTGGTGGAAGCGCCGCGCAATCCGGACGTGGATTTCCGCTACCGCATCTACAACGCCGATGGCAGTGAAGTGGAAAACTGCGGTAATGGTGCACGCTGCTTCGCGCGTTTTGTGCACGAGCGCCGCCTGACCAGCAAGGACAAGATCCTGGTGGAAACCGCCGGCGGTATTCTCGAGCTCAACGTGCAGGAGCGGGATCAGGTCAGCGTCGATATGGGCGCCCCTATTCTCGAGCCGCAACAGGTTCCCTTCGACGCAGATATCCAGGCCGAGACCTATCCGCTGGAAGTCGACGGCGAGGTATACACGGTGGGCGCCGTGTCCATGGGCAATCCCCATGCAGTACTGCTGGTGGAGGACGTGGACAGCGCCCCGGTGACAACCCTCGGTGCCGCCATTGAGCATCATCCGCGCTTTCCGCAGAAGGTGAATGTGGGCTTCCTGCAGGTCCTGGATCGCGGCAGTGCCCGCCTGCGGGTATTCGAGCGGGGTGTGGGCGAGACCCGCGCCTGTGGCACTGGCGCCTGCGCCGCCATGGTGTCGGCACGCCTGCGCGGGCTGGTGGATGAGGAAGTGAACATCACCCTGCCCGGTGGCTCCCTGACAATCCGCTGGCCGGGCCCCGGTGAGCCGGTTACCATGACCGGACCCGCCACCGCGGTATATCACGGACAGATAGTTATCTGA
- the bla gene encoding subclass B3 metallo-beta-lactamase has product MRGSFGVRGWLSLALLLKVTAVAASVEPVPQLKAYEVPASWRTPVEPLQISDRTWQIGTQDLTALLIKTKSGAVLIDGGMPQLADHLLANMRRLGVSPEDLTWILHSHAHADHAGPLAEIRRATGARLASNAESAHLLANGGAGDIHFGDGLLFPPVIVDRYLMDGEILALGELQLQVHFIPGHTPGSMAWTWQDTRDGKTVDMAYVDSLTAPGYQLLENPRYPKLLHDFRATFARVRDLPCDVLLTPHPGASGWQYAASARQLSAMDCADYAAKAQIQLDQQLNQQRQK; this is encoded by the coding sequence ATGCGAGGAAGTTTTGGTGTGCGCGGTTGGTTGAGTTTGGCGCTGCTGCTGAAAGTAACTGCGGTGGCAGCGTCAGTGGAGCCAGTACCGCAACTGAAAGCCTATGAGGTGCCCGCCTCCTGGCGCACGCCCGTAGAGCCCCTGCAGATCAGCGATCGCACCTGGCAAATAGGTACCCAGGATCTCACCGCACTACTGATAAAGACCAAATCTGGCGCGGTGCTGATTGACGGTGGCATGCCCCAGCTGGCGGACCACCTGCTGGCAAATATGCGCAGGCTAGGGGTGAGCCCGGAAGACCTGACGTGGATTTTGCACAGCCATGCGCACGCGGATCACGCCGGACCGCTGGCTGAGATAAGGCGCGCAACCGGTGCGCGTCTCGCGAGTAATGCGGAATCCGCCCACTTACTCGCGAATGGCGGTGCTGGAGATATCCACTTCGGCGATGGTCTGCTGTTTCCGCCAGTCATCGTTGACCGCTACCTGATGGATGGTGAAATCCTTGCACTTGGAGAATTGCAGTTGCAGGTCCATTTCATTCCCGGACACACCCCGGGGAGCATGGCCTGGACCTGGCAGGATACCCGCGACGGTAAAACGGTCGATATGGCCTATGTGGACAGTCTGACCGCGCCGGGCTACCAGTTACTGGAAAATCCGCGCTACCCGAAACTCCTGCACGATTTCCGCGCGACTTTCGCCAGGGTACGGGACCTCCCCTGTGATGTTTTGCTGACACCCCACCCGGGTGCCAGCGGCTGGCAGTACGCTGCCAGCGCCCGGCAGCTCTCGGCAATGGACTGCGCCGATTACGCGGCAAAAGCGCAGATCCAACTGGACCAGCAGCTCAATCAGCAGCGGCAAAAATAG
- a CDS encoding P-II family nitrogen regulator, which produces MKLVTAIIKPFKLDAVRDALAEAGVSGITVSEVKGFGRQKGHTELYRGAEYVVDFLPKTMLQIAIDDSQLDAVLEAIGTAAQSGKIGDGKIFVANLEQAIRIRTGETGTEAI; this is translated from the coding sequence ATGAAACTGGTAACCGCAATCATCAAACCTTTCAAGCTCGACGCAGTGCGCGACGCGCTGGCTGAAGCCGGTGTCAGTGGCATTACCGTGAGTGAAGTCAAAGGTTTTGGGCGGCAGAAGGGGCATACCGAGCTCTATCGTGGAGCGGAGTATGTGGTGGATTTTCTGCCCAAAACCATGTTGCAGATCGCCATTGATGACAGTCAGCTCGACGCTGTGCTGGAAGCCATCGGCACTGCAGCGCAGAGTGGCAAGATCGGCGACGGTAAGATCTTTGTTGCAAACCTCGAACAGGCAATCCGTATCCGCACCGGGGAAACCGGTACGGAAGCGATCTAA
- a CDS encoding GNAT family N-acetyltransferase: protein MENTKLQLLPCEQKHLPVLMTWVKTESQCQQWGGPFFRYPFDARSFAEDCSWRELPSFVVQDSGGELLAFGQYYARLDRCHLSRLIVAPAARGRGIGKGLIKQLALRGCCDLKLDQCSLFVLKENLAAQVLYEKLGFQQMEYPEPFDGLELCYYMAAAAKEMLEMEV from the coding sequence ATGGAAAATACAAAGCTGCAGTTACTGCCCTGTGAGCAAAAACATCTGCCTGTCTTGATGACCTGGGTGAAAACAGAATCGCAGTGCCAACAATGGGGTGGCCCGTTTTTTCGCTACCCGTTTGATGCCAGGAGCTTTGCCGAAGACTGCAGCTGGCGCGAGCTGCCAAGCTTTGTCGTGCAGGATTCCGGTGGCGAATTACTTGCATTCGGCCAATATTACGCGCGCCTCGACCGCTGTCACCTGAGCCGGCTGATTGTCGCTCCGGCTGCGCGAGGTCGCGGCATAGGAAAAGGGCTGATCAAACAACTGGCGCTGAGAGGCTGCTGTGATCTCAAGCTCGATCAGTGCTCGCTGTTTGTGCTGAAAGAAAATCTGGCCGCACAGGTACTCTACGAAAAACTGGGGTTTCAACAAATGGAATACCCGGAACCTTTTGATGGGCTGGAGCTGTGCTACTACATGGCGGCGGCCGCGAAAGAAATGCTGGAAATGGAAGTCTGA
- a CDS encoding GNAT family N-acetyltransferase, with translation MTQLIEPRTARLQLRQWRDEDRRPFAAMNADPQVMEYFPALLSRAESDAGIDRQITHIENFGWGFWAVERRLDGRFIGFVGIKNVTDDMPFAPAVEIGWRLAREFWGQGYATEAAQASVAIAFGQLGLAQIVSFTVPDNFRSRGVMEKLGMQEDGFFLHPSLPPGHRMQQHVLYRLERIVL, from the coding sequence ATGACCCAGTTGATTGAACCGCGCACTGCACGCCTGCAATTGCGCCAGTGGCGTGACGAAGATCGCAGACCCTTTGCGGCGATGAATGCCGACCCGCAGGTGATGGAATATTTTCCCGCGCTCCTGAGTCGCGCGGAAAGCGATGCCGGTATCGATCGCCAGATTACCCATATCGAAAACTTCGGCTGGGGATTCTGGGCCGTAGAGCGACGCTTGGACGGCCGGTTTATTGGCTTCGTCGGCATCAAGAATGTCACCGACGATATGCCGTTTGCACCGGCGGTGGAGATTGGCTGGCGATTGGCCAGGGAATTCTGGGGGCAGGGTTACGCTACGGAAGCGGCGCAAGCCAGTGTTGCGATTGCGTTTGGACAACTGGGACTTGCGCAGATCGTCTCTTTTACCGTGCCGGACAATTTTCGCTCGCGCGGGGTGATGGAAAAATTGGGGATGCAGGAAGATGGCTTCTTTCTACACCCCTCGCTACCGCCGGGCCACCGGATGCAGCAGCACGTGCTCTATCGCCTCGAACGTATTGTCTTGTAG